One genomic window of Lepeophtheirus salmonis chromosome 5, UVic_Lsal_1.4, whole genome shotgun sequence includes the following:
- the NAT1 gene encoding eukaryotic translation initiation factor 4 gamma 2, which translates to MYAQLCKRLNDCILVSEPDGTRTFKRLLLNSCREEFENRGSTSQQNENSNGNETDSDSKFMAKRKMLGNVKFIGELGKVEMLHDSTLLKCIERLVVGKKKQSISDQAEDLECLCHLLKTCGKILDTNKAKGIMDQCFVRLATILESGRMPTRIRFLIQDVIEMRNNNWVPRKIGQTPDVPRTIQQIREDAYRDGCVYLPQDNYASAHTLPNEQLLGMLNPVDGMFFEGKSHLSNGKDFFGGSSSMSSFLDGPSSLISYDDRYGRSDYSLDRDKDGSSFSNKMNRNDYDNRRDNGFSLGGRRSPGNNYFDHDQRRNRLSDNRSDYGEHKYMNNKNKDYGNMRYNNSMNGDGRYGDNRYSNSSDSRYHRYGNRSPQNNGHGDDRRYRNDHSQSSRGYNNLSNSYRNDNGDIGNGDINGGERLPPRFKKNLQPGMSKDSEMRLRPQSVSSSMILKPKTPSMLPKSAISKTDGNSPLGENSLVGPTPSRIAMQQKEPMIIKQGSLDKGRKDKNKGNKGPTREEVFSKMDTLLNDLLNTHQNPETSLEAWKELDDWLPSKMNQTAMTSIFKSIVAKGEKRKLAFDFICCLVKDTSCSINETHCIEALGQLISSKPSNQDSSDKSKKENEISELAAWIITEEFMSLNEYSCMVKGHYPLFLLTLNKLLESLGKDRLGDIFNVSDVSLMDHVRVDDRSEDKMVLILDDHGLTFLAPLLSVRREMSKLLSSGSTDPAKFYQWIIDSVPEEYYKQPEFILALYGLVIENIVTRTTLSPDIDPTQSVDKYLTDKEKELLSSYGIVLQPFVRDNSELQLVAVYAIQVFCNSRNYPKGMLLRCFVNFYEMDIMDEKAFFSWKEDMKYRSIYPGKEKALFQVNSWFTWLEETETEEEDEEEDD; encoded by the exons ATGTATGCACAGCTGTGTAAACGGCTAAATGACTGCATACTTGTATCTGAACCAGACGGAACTCGTACTTTTAAACGTCTCTTGTTAAATAGTTGTAGGGAAGAATTCGAAAATCG GGGTTCAACATCACAGCAAAATGAAAATTCTAATGGAAATGAGACTGATTCAGATTCCAAGTTCATGGCAAAGCGCAAAATGTTGGGCAATGTCAAATTTATCGGTGAACTTGGAAAAGTCGAGATGCTCCATGATTCTACACTCCTCAAATGTATTGAAAGACTCGTGGTCGGCAAGAAGAAGCAATCTATTTCCGACCAAGCGGAAGATCTGGAATGTTTATGTCACCTCCTGAAAACTTGTGGCAAGATTTTGGATACCAACAAGGCAAAG GGGATAATGGACCAATGCTTTGTTCGTCTGGCTACAATTTTAGAAAGTGGGCGAATGCCTACGCGAATACGCTTCTTGATACAAGATGTTATTGAGATGCGGAATAACAACTGGGTTCCTAGAAAAATAGGACAAACACCTGATGTTCCTAGGACCATTCAACAAATCAGAGAAGATGCATATCGGGATGGATGTGTATATTTGCCCCAAGATAATTATGCAAGTGCTCATACTTTGCCAAATGAACAACTTTTGGGGATGTTAAATCCAGTGGATGGAatgttttttgaaggaaaatcgCATTTAAGTAATG gtaaagatttttttggagGATCTTCAAGCATGAGTTCTTTTTTGGATGGTCCATCCAGTCTAATTTCATATGATGATAGATATGGGAGAAGTGACTATTCCCTAGATCGTGATAAGGATGgttcttcattttcaaataaaatgaatagaaatgaTTATGACAATCGAAGAGACAATGGTTTTTCTCTTGGGGGTCGTCGTTCTCCTGGTAACAATTACTTTGATCATGATCAACGTCGAAACAGGTTATCAGATAACAGATCTGATTATGGTGAACataaatacatgaataataaaaataaggattatggAAATATGCGTTATAACAACAGTATGAATGGTGATGGACGTTACGGTGATAATCGTTACTCCAATTCATCAGATTCTAGATACCATAGATATGGAAATAGGTCTCCTCAAAACAACGGTCATGGAGATGATAGAAGATATAGAAACGACCACTCTCAATCAAGCCGTGGttacaataatttatcaaattcttATAGGAATGACAATGGGGATATTGGAAATGGAGATATTAATGGAGGAGAAAGGCTTCCTcctaggtttaaaaaaaatcttcagcCGGGAATGTCAAAAGATAGTGAAATGCGTCTGCGTCCACAGTCAGTCTCATCTAGCATGATATTAAAGCCCAAAACTCCAAGTATGCTTCCCAAGAGTGCTATCAGTAAAACCGATGGAAATTCTCCCTTGGGCGAAAATTCTCTTGTTGGACCGACTCCTAGTCGGATTGCTATGCAACAAAAAGAACCTATGATAATAAAGCAAGGCTCTCTAGATAAGGGCaggaaagataaaaataaaggaaacaaaGGTCCAACTCGTGAAgaagtattttctaaaatggACACTCTTCTTAATGATTTGTTAAACACTCATCAAAATCCCGAGACTTCTCTTGAGGCTTGGAAAGAGTTGGACGATTGGCTTCCTAGTAAAATGAATCAAACTGCTATGACTAGCATATTTAAGTCTATTGTTGCAAAAGGCGAGAAACGTAAATTAGCGTTTGACTTTATATGCTGCCTTGTAAAGGATACGTCGTGTTCCATTAATGAAACACATTGTATTGAGGCTTTGGGTCAGCTTATTTCGAGTAAACCCTCTAATCAAGATTCGTCAGATAAATCTAAGAAAGAGAATGAAATATCTGAGCTAGCTGCTTGGATAATTACGGAAGAGTTTATGTCTTTAAATGAATATTCCTGTATGGTTAAAGGGCATTATCCACTTTTccttttaacattaaataagcTGTTAGAGTCTCTTGGTAAAGATCGGTTAGgagatatatttaatgtatccGATGTTTCTTTAATGGATCATGTTAGAGTTGATGACAGGAGTGAAGACAAAATGGTTCTCATTTTGGATGACCATGGCCTAACCTTTTTGGCGCCTCTTCTAAGTGTACGGCGTGAAATGAGTAAACTACTATCTAGTGGTTCAACAGATCCCGCAAAATTCTATCAATGGATCATTGACAGTGTACCAGAAGAGTACTATAAACAGCCGGAATTCATTCTAGCTCTTTATGGATTGGTTATTGAGAACATAGTGACACGGACAACTCTATCCCCCGATATTGACCCTACCCAATCAGTAGATAAATATCTAACtgataaagaaaaagaattgCTATCTAGTTACGGAATTGTTCTACAGCCGTTTGTGCGTGATAACTCCGAACTGCAGCTTGTTGCTGTGTATGCAATCCAAGTTTTCTGCAACTCTCGTAACTATCCTAAAGGAATGTTACTGAGATGtttcgtcaatttctatgaaatggACATTATGGatgaaaaagctttttttaGCTGGAAAGAAGATATGAAATACAGAAGTATTTATCCTGGGAAAGAAAAAGCTTTGTTTCAG GTCAACTCCTGGTTTACTTGGTTAGAAGAAACTGAAACAGAAGAAGAGGATGAGGAAGAGgatgattga